The DNA sequence TGACAAATGCACATAAGAGGATGGACCCTATATGGATTCTGAACTTTTACAATCAAGAAGCtccaaatcatattttctttctATTAGTTTCATTCCTTAAAAAACCTTTTGTATTGTAGATATGCAACTATACTAATGCATACCTAAAGGCCCCTAAATAAATTTGATGGAGCCTCACTAAATGTCCACAAGCCCTAAGCCATATCAAAAGATTGATAGCACCCATGAGTGCCTTCCCTACCAAATTTTGGTAGGCCACACAAGTTTAGCACTACCAAAGCACACCATATAGCTGGAAGTGCAGAAATCCATGCAAGAAAAATGAACATGAATGAAAATGTGAGCAAACCCACTAATGTAAACAAGCACATGCATGTCAATAATAACCTAATAGGAGAACAATCCATGTTTGCTTCATTGCTCACAAAAGGACTTACTAGAAGTTGACAACGCATACAAGATTCAATGCCCATTTACTTCACTACCAATACCAAAGTTTTGGTAAGTACACACAACTTTAGAACCACAGAAAGCACAAATTATATAGCTCAGGCAGTGCAGAATTCCAACaagccaaatttatatgatgcaACCTCCATATATATTAGCAAGGTATGTTATACATAAAGGCATCACCTATACTCCTACACTCTGTAACAAGATATTCATGTTTGCCTCATTGCTAAAGAAAGGCTAGCAAAAGTTGTTcatgagatttttttttctttatctaATTCACTACCAAATTTTGGTAGCCTACACAACTTTAGCATTACCATAAAACCACAAACTATACCGCTTATAGTATGGAAATCAAAGTTAAGCGTCGTAATATGATTCAACCTCAGCGGATGTGACCAAACCCCACTTTGCATAATGGCATCACCTACACTCCACGACATGATCACGATTATATTTTTCTTCATTGCTAGCAAAAGTAGGTAACGCTCGCGAGAATCATACACCTTACCAAGTTTTGTTACAGCAAGTATGCGGTACAGCTCATGTAATGCAGAACATCCAGACGAGCAAAAATGATAACGCTTGTTTTGGCTGGCCAACAGACACAATCGACAAGGCTAGGTAACAACCTCGCATAGAAGGATGGGATAGATGACAACCACACATTGTAAGCTGGACCCCACATAGATTTTCAACTTTTTGAAATTTGATCATATAATCTCATCTTCTAATACAAATCTAAAATACCCctttttttactagatctaaaATACTCCTTTGCACCATTCTTGTACAAGTATCTACCTTCTTACAAATAATAAAACCACTTCTTCCCGGTTGGAAAACAACACTCTTCTTCTAGGACTGCCTAGCCTAGTAAGTAACCTCACTGACTGGTGGGCCCAACAGAATCACCACCAAACCAAACCCCTTTCCCCACTTCAACACCTCCATCGACCTGTCCCCCCAAAATCTCGTGTGCGCGACGGCACACGGAGCAGCAGCAAAACCGCAAACCTCACCGCGACCGCGGCGGCCACCGCCCGCCGGGCCCCACCACCCTCTTCCACGGCGTCACTATAAAACCCCCCTCCGCCCTTCCTTCGCCTTCACGGCTCCACCGTACCTCCTCCCCAGGCCAAAACCCAAGCAAACCCCCCCGCTCCGCCGCCCGGACCCCGCCGTCGCCGCGGCATTTAACCGAACACCCCGCGCGCGCGTCGCGCACCTCGCCGCCTTCCGACCGCGATGGCCGACGCCGAAGCGGACGCGGAGGCCGTCCGCGCCGCGGCCACGGAGGTGCTGCTCCTCGACCACCACGGCCACAACCACGAGGCGCTGGCCCGCGCCCGCGACCTCATGCTCGCGCACCAGGACGTGGCGGTCACGCACCGCCTCCTGGGCGAGCTCCACTACTCCGCCGCCGTCCGCGCGGCCCGCGCCGAGGGCACCGCGGAGGCCAGgaaggccgcggcggcgccgcaCCTCCGCGTCGCCCGCGACGCGCTCGCCGCGGCGCGCCGCCTCGCCCCGGACTGCGTCGACATCGCGGCCGCGCTGGGGGACGCCTTCGCGGCCTCCCGGATGTTCAAGGAGGCCGAGGAAGAGTACCGCCGCGCGAGCCGCATCCCGCGGCCTTCCGACCCGGCCCTCCACAACGCGTCCTACGGCATGTTCGAGGGCTACGAGCACGAGCGCGACCCGGACTTCGCGAGCGAGAGGGTGGGCGAGGCCAGGGACCGCGCCCGCGCCTCCTACGCCCGCATGACGGTCGAGGAGCTCGTCCCGATCGCGATCCACAACGTGCTCGAAGTCGGCAGGCAGCTCGGCGCGGCGGACGGGCGCAAGCGGGCCAAGCTCGTCGCCGAGACCTTCCCCAACCTCGGCCGCGCGCAGTACCTCGCCGCGTACATGGACCTCGAGTTCGTGCGCAGCCTCGACGCGGCCATCGACAAGCGCCCGTTCCTGCGCCGCACCCTCGTCATCACCGAGCGCGCCGCGCGGGACTACCCCAAATCCGCTGTCATCGCCTCCTTCCACGCGAAGCTCCTCTTCGTCCTGGGTGAGTACCACGCGGCCGAGATGGAGTGCCGCCGCGCGCTGGAAATGAAGGAGCCCGATGACCCGCAGAATGACTGCATCCCGGTTGGCTCAATCAGCGGGGACAACCGAGGCACCAGGCTAGTTTCGCTGGCCTGCGAGTTCCACGAGCTGATCAACAAGATCCTGATGCTGGCCAGCGATTACTGGGACTCCATGAGCAGTGAGAGGCAGCGTAACAGCTTCCTACAGGTCAGGCTCGATGTGCTGCAGGATGAGTACCTCAAGGTTGATCGGTCGTATGTGTTCACCATGTCTGATGTGCGGAGCTTTGTCAAGGAGCACAAGTCGTGGAGGTTCTGGGTTTGCCCCCTTTGTGATCGCAAGAAGTTCATGGATACTGGTTTGCTATTGTCACACATGTGCAGCAGGCACCCAAGGGCAGTCCTGCCGCGGCTTCAGTCAGTATTGGATCAGAAACTGAGTGATGAAGCATTGGAGAGTGATGATTCTCTGGATGGGGTGACATTTTGTGAAGATTCAGAACAGAAAGACATGATGATATGCTTGAACAAGAGCAGCGAGGTATTCAAATGGTTGTTCTATGCACCTTCAAGTGGAGTACGGCCAAAGCCATTTCCTGAAATACGAGAAAAGAAGTGTGAGAAAGGACGTATGCTGCTTGAAAGCATAAAGGACAAAATGAAGACTCTACCTACAGATAGATCTACTACTGAGGTTTGTCGATTTTAAGTGACGCCGCATGACTTGGATTTGGCATTTCTTAGATGAACTCTTGCACTTGCACTTTATATGTTAATGAGAGTCTAATGTTTCACTATAACTTTTCATCGCAGTTCGCCAAGGCTATTCCTGAAATCCAGGAGGGGTGGCATAAGTTTCTCAAATCTTCTGCATTGGATTATCGAGAAGCCATTCTTGAACTTGCAAGATCATACCTATGGGTTCGTTATCTCTGAATTTTTTTGCTTAGGTCAAGTTATACAGTTGTTTGCTCACATTGTATATGGCAATCATATTTGCAGAGAGAATTGAAGAGATGCATGACTAAAGATCCAGAACTTGCTTCTAAGTCGATCAGTGCTGCGGATATTGATGCCATATTCACCAAAGAAGTTGTTAATCCTGCCAGCAATGCTGTTGAGGTAAAGATCTAGATGAAAGTTGTTTCTGCTATTTTCACATTTTCCCAATAATACTAGGGTTGTTGATCTGTGGACCACTCTTATGTTATTTTATTGTTTCATTAGTTGATACAAAAAAAGATAGAAGTAAATTACTACACATGGCGTTTCTTTCAGTACTGTTATTATTTCATTAGATGATTGGGGAAAAATACAAAGTATACTAACTAAGGGAATTCCTTTCAGTCTTGCCAAACAGAGGGTGGTCTAATGGTCAGTGGAAATCGTCAAGAAAGGTAATGTCTATATAACAATCTTGTTCATAGCTTTGATTGATATTATCAATTGTGTATTAGTTTGATGAACTGATTCAATGGGATGAGCAACATGATATTGTTTGGGGTTGTCTAGAGTAGAACAGGGTTGTTTCAAACACATGTAGTGTCCAATCAAGCATATTGTCCAGCTGTGCCTATTTATAATATTGGAGTATTTGTTGGTGTCACAGTCACACAGAAGTTTCTTCAACACTTCTAAACACAGAAACCAAGATAATTATTTACTTATATTTTCTACAATTGTATTTGTGCTTAGATCATTTTTTCCCAAGCGGGCAGTACAGTTCAC is a window from the Sorghum bicolor cultivar BTx623 chromosome 5, Sorghum_bicolor_NCBIv3, whole genome shotgun sequence genome containing:
- the LOC8066667 gene encoding uncharacterized protein LOC8066667; this encodes MADAEADAEAVRAAATEVLLLDHHGHNHEALARARDLMLAHQDVAVTHRLLGELHYSAAVRAARAEGTAEARKAAAAPHLRVARDALAAARRLAPDCVDIAAALGDAFAASRMFKEAEEEYRRASRIPRPSDPALHNASYGMFEGYEHERDPDFASERVGEARDRARASYARMTVEELVPIAIHNVLEVGRQLGAADGRKRAKLVAETFPNLGRAQYLAAYMDLEFVRSLDAAIDKRPFLRRTLVITERAARDYPKSAVIASFHAKLLFVLGEYHAAEMECRRALEMKEPDDPQNDCIPVGSISGDNRGTRLVSLACEFHELINKILMLASDYWDSMSSERQRNSFLQVRLDVLQDEYLKVDRSYVFTMSDVRSFVKEHKSWRFWVCPLCDRKKFMDTGLLLSHMCSRHPRAVLPRLQSVLDQKLSDEALESDDSLDGVTFCEDSEQKDMMICLNKSSEVFKWLFYAPSSGVRPKPFPEIREKKCEKGRMLLESIKDKMKTLPTDRSTTEFAKAIPEIQEGWHKFLKSSALDYREAILELARSYLWRELKRCMTKDPELASKSISAADIDAIFTKEVVNPASNAVESCQTEGGLMVSGNRQESNVHDRGDSSENLRKNTESPDPTISAVHTETDLAAKVESEVHAEHESSDSLDEKTNPKLGDNNKESGVQLEGGETSEATVTGAELSGQPTNQEEGGSDLDTKLEKLQIGPS